The following are from one region of the Takifugu rubripes chromosome 12, fTakRub1.2, whole genome shotgun sequence genome:
- the LOC115251761 gene encoding uncharacterized protein isoform X3 produces MFWGAASSAGLCLHSFLLLGVCFPAGAAEAPPLLTPEDQSGESGLEDLEWGSGSSFLHLLHSFPADSPFRTETPGEPVNCSQQFWLPPSSDICWEDIAGPEEFAKSRLLVLQNRAALQAVSASSGVEDGAVPYEHQAREEVQGIQSDHQGAVETIETMEKVFVSLEEKRKQGKEEGLLTSMKENLFSTRSDMDRREHMANILENHFTVLENTLVNMQLRLSRLIHQ; encoded by the exons ATGTTCTGGGGGGCAGCGAGCTCGGCTGGACTCTGTCTCCACAGTTTCCTGCTGTTGGGAGTCTGTTTTCCAGCGGGGGCTGCAgaggctcctcctcttcttacACCTGAAGATCAGTCCGGGGAATCTGGCCTCGAGGATTTGGAATGGGGCTCTGGCTCatctttcctccacctcctccacagcttcccAGCTGACAGCCCCTTCAGAACGGAGACCCCGGGAGAACCCGTCAACTGCAGCCAGCAGTTCTGGCTGCCGCCGTCCTCCGACATCTGCTGGGAGGACATAGCCGGGCCCGAGGAGTTCGCCAAGTCTCGCCTCCTCGTGTTGCAGAACAGGGCTGCGCTGCAGGCTGTGTCTGCCTCCAGCGGTGTGGAGGATGGAGCGGTCCCTTATGAACATCAGGCTAGAGAGGAGGTGCAGGGGATCCAGTCGGACCACCAGGGAGCAGTGGAGACAATAGAAACCATGGAGAAGGTTTTCGTGtctctggaggagaagaggaaacaagggaaggaggaggggctcCTGACAAG CATGAAGGAGAACCTCTTCAGCACGCGGAGTGATATGGACAGGAGAGAGCACATGGCGAACATCCTGGAGAACCATTTTACAGTTTTGGAGAACACTTTGGTCAACATGCAGCTTCGGCTCTCCAGGTTGATCCATCAGTGA
- the LOC115251765 gene encoding chromatin accessibility complex protein 1-like, giving the protein MSGNTPEKDDPTSANKKTISLPISRVRLIMKSSPDVSSINQDALFLTTKATELFVQHLALASFNHGSGKESNSLSYSDLAHTAEKTETFHFLTDILPKKILARDYLKTLEQMQEEDADV; this is encoded by the exons ATGTCCGGCAACACTCCCGAAAAAGATGACCCAACGTCTGCTAACAAGAAAACCATCTCGCTGCCGATTTCCAGGGTAAGGCTGATCATGAAGAGCTCCCCGGACGTGTCGAGCATCAACCAGGACGCTCTTTTTCTCACCACCAAGGCAACA GAGTTGTTTGTTCAGCATCTTGCCCTGGCCTCATTCAACCACGGCTCCGGAAAAGAAAGCAACTCTCTTTCATACAGCGATCTGGCTCACACGGCGGAGAAAACGGAGACCTTCCACTTCCTCACAG ACATCCTACCTAAGAAGATTTTGGCTCGCGATTACCTCAAAACTTTGGAGCAAATGCAAGAAGAGGACGCTGACGTTTAA
- the LOC115251761 gene encoding uncharacterized protein isoform X1, whose product MEFDMELKYGKGVKCSEMFWGAASSAGLCLHSFLLLGVCFPAGAAEAPPLLTPEDQSGESGLEDLEWGSGSSFLHLLHSFPADSPFRTETPGEPVNCSQQFWLPPSSDICWEDIAGPEEFAKSRLLVLQNRAALQAVSASSGVEDGAVPYEHQAREEVQGIQSDHQGAVETIETMEKVFVSLEEKRKQGKEEGLLTSMKENLFSTRSDMDRREHMANILENHFTVLENTLVNMQLRLSRLIHQ is encoded by the exons ATGGAATTTGATATGGAACTCAAGTATGGCAAAGGAGTGAAATG TTCAGAGATGTTCTGGGGGGCAGCGAGCTCGGCTGGACTCTGTCTCCACAGTTTCCTGCTGTTGGGAGTCTGTTTTCCAGCGGGGGCTGCAgaggctcctcctcttcttacACCTGAAGATCAGTCCGGGGAATCTGGCCTCGAGGATTTGGAATGGGGCTCTGGCTCatctttcctccacctcctccacagcttcccAGCTGACAGCCCCTTCAGAACGGAGACCCCGGGAGAACCCGTCAACTGCAGCCAGCAGTTCTGGCTGCCGCCGTCCTCCGACATCTGCTGGGAGGACATAGCCGGGCCCGAGGAGTTCGCCAAGTCTCGCCTCCTCGTGTTGCAGAACAGGGCTGCGCTGCAGGCTGTGTCTGCCTCCAGCGGTGTGGAGGATGGAGCGGTCCCTTATGAACATCAGGCTAGAGAGGAGGTGCAGGGGATCCAGTCGGACCACCAGGGAGCAGTGGAGACAATAGAAACCATGGAGAAGGTTTTCGTGtctctggaggagaagaggaaacaagggaaggaggaggggctcCTGACAAG CATGAAGGAGAACCTCTTCAGCACGCGGAGTGATATGGACAGGAGAGAGCACATGGCGAACATCCTGGAGAACCATTTTACAGTTTTGGAGAACACTTTGGTCAACATGCAGCTTCGGCTCTCCAGGTTGATCCATCAGTGA
- the LOC115251847 gene encoding potassium/sodium hyperpolarization-activated cyclic nucleotide-gated channel 3-like, which produces MTSPCQSAEGRRGINESPAHKPETPRYRSWSSFRFSRWRSSSQRSTPPATPSPKTDKRGDVTKTLFSLVKTHNDDYTADPDGLLEGDVAHEEGNNGAHQDHSSYFHWHFGSMLQPGVNKFSLRMFGSHKGVAAEQERVKSFGVWIIHPYSDFRFYWDIVMLVLMMSNLVILPWGITFFEDQNTLPWITFNVLSDTLFLMDLVLNFRTGIPGEDSHIILDPKEIRMHYLRTWFLVDFVSSIPVDYIFLIVDLESRLDSTDLYRTTRALRIVRFTKILSLLRLLRLSRLIRYIHQWEEIFHMTYDLASAVVRIVNLIGMMLLLCHWDGCLTFMVPMLQDFPPDCWVSKNNMVNSTWHIQYSYSLFMAMSHMLCIGYGAHPPEGISDVWLTMVSMVVGATCYAMFLGHAANLVQSLDASHRQYQEKYKQVEQYMSFHKLPADVRQRIHDYYEQRFQGKMFDEDSILGELSDPLKEEIVSYNCRGLVANMPLFANTDPHFVTVILTKLRFEVFQPGDLIIREGTLGRKMYFIQHGAVTVIPRGTKEITLNDGAYFGEICLLTQGRRTATVRADTYCRLYSLSVDNFNEVLEEHPLMRRAFESVAVDRLGRISRRSSAQPAPTD; this is translated from the exons ATGACCAGCCCGTGTCAGAGCGCCGAGGGGCGTAGAGGCATCAACGAGAGCCCGGCGCACAAACCCGAGACACCCAGGTACCGAAGCTGGAGCAGCTTCCGCTTCtccaggtggaggagcagctcccAGAGGTCGACCCCGCCCGCAACGCCGTCCCCAAAGACCGACAAGAGGGGCGATGTGACGAAGACGCTCTTCTCCCTGGTCAAGACTCACAACGACGACTACACGGCCGACCCCGATGGCCTGCTCGAGGGCGACGTGGCACACGAAGAGGGTAACAACGGCGCCCACCAGGACCATTCCAGCTACTTCCACTGGCACTTTGGGTCCATGCTGCAACCAGGCGTCAACAAATTCTCCCTGCGCATGTTTGGCAGCCATAAAGGCGTCGCTGCTGAGCAGGAGAGGGTGAAGAGCTTCGGGGTGTGGATCATACACCCCTACAGCGACTTCAG ATTCTACTGGGACATCGTGATGCTGGTGTTAATGATGAGCAACCTGGTCATTTTACCATGGGGGATCACCTTCTTCGAGGACCAGAACACCCTGCCCTGGATCACCTTTAACGTCCTGTCCGACACTCTCTTCCTCATGGACTTGGTCTTGAATTTCCGAACGGGCATCCCCGGAGAGGACAGTCACATCATCCTGGACCCCAAAGAGATCCGCATGCATTACCTCCGCACATGGTTCCTGGTGGACTTTGTCTCCTCCATCCCTGTTGACTACATCTTTCTCATTGTTGATCTGGAGTCTCGACTCGATTCCACTGACCTGTACCGCACCACCCGCGCCCTCCGCATCGTCCGTTTCACCAAGATCCTCAGCCTGCTGCGTCTTCTTAGACTCTCTCGCCTCATTCGTTACATCCACCAGTgggaagag ATCTTCCACATGACCTATGACCTGGCCAGTGCCGTGGTGCGCATAGTCAACTTGATTGGAATGATGCTGCTCTTGTGCCACTGGGATGGCTGCCTAACTTTCATGGTGCCTATGCTGCAAGACTTCCCCCCCGACTGCTGGGTGTCCAAAAACAATATGGTG AATTCTACCTGGCACATTCAATACTCCTACTCCTTGTTCATGGCCATGAGCCATATGCTGTGTATAGGATATGGTGCTCACCCACCAGAAGGCATAAGTGACGTCTGGTTGACCATGGTCAGTATGGTTGTTGGGGCCACCTGCTACGCCATGTTCCTGGGTCATGCTGCTAACTTGGTACAATCCTTGGATGCATCACACCGCCAGTATCAAGAGAAG TATAAGCAAGTGGAGCAGTACATGTCTTTCCATAAACTGCCAGCCGATGTCCGACAGAGGATCCACGACTATTATGAGCAACGATTCCAAGGCAAGATGTTCGATGAGGACAGCATCCTGGGGGAGCTCAGCGATCCACTCAAGGAG GAGATCGTCAGCTATAACTGCCGTGGACTCGTGGCCAACATGCCGCTATTTGCAAACACTGACCCTCATTTTGTGACAGTGATCCTGACCAAGCTGCGCTTTGAAGTCTTTCAGCCCGGAGACTTGATCATACGTGAAGGAACGCTGGGCCGGAAAATGTACTTCATTCAACACGGCGCCGTCACCGTCATCCCACGTGGCACCAAGGAGATTACCCTCAATGATGGAGCATATTTTGGAG AGATCTGCCTGCTCACCCAAGGGAGACGCACGGCCACCGTGAGGGCTGACACCTACTGCCGCTTGTACTCCCTGAGTGTGGACAATTTCAacgaggtgctggaggagcatcCTCTGATGAGGAGGGCGTTCGAGAGTGTGGCTGTGGACCGACTGGGACGGATTTCTCGCAGATCCAGTGCTCAGCCGGCACCAACTGACTGA
- the LOC115251761 gene encoding uncharacterized protein isoform X2, translated as MEFDMELNSEMFWGAASSAGLCLHSFLLLGVCFPAGAAEAPPLLTPEDQSGESGLEDLEWGSGSSFLHLLHSFPADSPFRTETPGEPVNCSQQFWLPPSSDICWEDIAGPEEFAKSRLLVLQNRAALQAVSASSGVEDGAVPYEHQAREEVQGIQSDHQGAVETIETMEKVFVSLEEKRKQGKEEGLLTSMKENLFSTRSDMDRREHMANILENHFTVLENTLVNMQLRLSRLIHQ; from the exons ATGGAATTTGATATGGAACTCAA TTCAGAGATGTTCTGGGGGGCAGCGAGCTCGGCTGGACTCTGTCTCCACAGTTTCCTGCTGTTGGGAGTCTGTTTTCCAGCGGGGGCTGCAgaggctcctcctcttcttacACCTGAAGATCAGTCCGGGGAATCTGGCCTCGAGGATTTGGAATGGGGCTCTGGCTCatctttcctccacctcctccacagcttcccAGCTGACAGCCCCTTCAGAACGGAGACCCCGGGAGAACCCGTCAACTGCAGCCAGCAGTTCTGGCTGCCGCCGTCCTCCGACATCTGCTGGGAGGACATAGCCGGGCCCGAGGAGTTCGCCAAGTCTCGCCTCCTCGTGTTGCAGAACAGGGCTGCGCTGCAGGCTGTGTCTGCCTCCAGCGGTGTGGAGGATGGAGCGGTCCCTTATGAACATCAGGCTAGAGAGGAGGTGCAGGGGATCCAGTCGGACCACCAGGGAGCAGTGGAGACAATAGAAACCATGGAGAAGGTTTTCGTGtctctggaggagaagaggaaacaagggaaggaggaggggctcCTGACAAG CATGAAGGAGAACCTCTTCAGCACGCGGAGTGATATGGACAGGAGAGAGCACATGGCGAACATCCTGGAGAACCATTTTACAGTTTTGGAGAACACTTTGGTCAACATGCAGCTTCGGCTCTCCAGGTTGATCCATCAGTGA
- the LOC101064861 gene encoding GATA zinc finger domain-containing protein 1, translated as MPLGLKPCCAVCKTNSSPMWKKGNQGEILCNSCTGKNSSGGPSGPLISSSIPPSNGGGKQSKQEIHRRSARLRSTKYKAPASEKKVSTKGKGRRHIFKLKNPIKAPESVATIITSESVFYKGVYYQTGDVIKVTDEEDGKPYYAQIRGFMQDQYCEKSAALTWLIPTQSSPKDQFDPGTYIVGPEEDLPRKLEYLEFVCHAPSEYFKSRSSPFPTIPIRPEKGYIWTHIGSTPAFTVKESVKQRLTKEITSSLV; from the exons ATGCCGCTGGGTTTGAAGCCATGCTGTGCAGTCTGCAAGACGAACTCCTCGCCGATGTGGAAGAAAGGGAACCAAGGGGAAATCCTCTGCAACAGCTGCACAGGAAAGAACAGCAGTGGTGGACCTTCAGGACCACTCATTTCTTCAAGCATTCCCCCCAGCAATGGCGGGGGAAAGCAG TCCAAGCAGGAGATCCACAGAAGGTCTGCACGACTCCGAAGCACCAAATATAAAGCTCCCGCCTCTGAGAAGAAGGTGTCAACAAAAGGAAAGGGAAGAAGGCACATATTCAAACTCAAAAAT ccaATCAAAGCACCAGAATCGGTCGCAACGATCATCACATCAGAATCAGTATTTTATAAG GGTGTGTACTACCAGACTGGAGATGTGATTAAGGTAACGGATGAGGAGGACGGGAAGCCTTACTATGCCCAGATTCGAGGCTTCATGCAAGACCAGTACTGTGAAAAGAGTGCAGCGCTGACGTGGTTGATCCCCACTCAGTCCAGCCCAAAAGACCAGTTTGATCCTGGGACGTACATCGTCG gGCCAGAGGAGGATCTACCCAGAAAGCTGGAGTACCTGGAATTTGTGTGCCACGCCCCTTCAGAATATTTTAAGTCACGGAGCTCCCCGTTCCCCACCATCCCAATCCGACCAGAAAAAGGTTACATCTGGACACACATTGGTTCCACACCAGCCTTCACTGTCAAAGAGTCG gTCAAGCAACGATTGACGAAAGAAATAACGTCATCGCTTGTTTag